The genomic window ATATGAAACTCTGTCCTTTACGAACGATATAATAATCTTGATGCATAAATGATTGTGTATATTGCTGTGTTTCTCCAGATATTTAGTTTTGGGGGAGGGTAGATAATATGCCAGCCCTTGATTGGATTGGTAAAAAGGCCGTTGTTAACCATCACCGTGAGGTTCCATACCACTTGCTGCGGTACGAAGAGGAGTTATCTGCCGGTAATCCTGAAAGTGGCAACCTCTTGGTCCAAGGCGACAACCTCATCGCGCTTAAAGCTTTGCTCCCGTTCTATGCAGGGAAGGTAAAGTGCATATATATTGATCCTCCGTACAACACTGGTAATGAGAAATGGGTCTATAACGACGCTGTAAACAGCCCTGAGATTAGAAGCTGGTTAGGAAAGGTCGTGGGCGGTGAAGCGGAGGATCTTTCTCGCCATGATAAGTGGTTATGCATGATGTACCCAAGGCTCTCTCTTCTTAGAGAGTTTCTTCGTGAAGATGGAGCTATCTTCATAAGCATTGATGACAACGAGGTTCAGAGCTTGCGGTTCATAATGGACGAGATTTTTGGACCAAGGAATTTTATCGCTACTATTATCTGGCAGA from Actinomycetota bacterium includes these protein-coding regions:
- a CDS encoding site-specific DNA-methyltransferase, coding for MPALDWIGKKAVVNHHREVPYHLLRYEEELSAGNPESGNLLVQGDNLIALKALLPFYAGKVKCIYIDPPYNTGNEKWVYNDAVNSPEIRSWLGKVVGGEAEDLSRHDKWLCMMYPRLSLLREFLREDGAIFISIDDNEVQSLRFIMDEIFGPRNFIATIIWQKIFSTKNTARHLSESHDYILLYARNADLWRPNLITRTEASHRRYKNLDDDPRGPWTSGDCSARNPYSAGIYSIQCPGGRLIPGPPRGMYWRFSKEKFGEL